ggagatgtttgacaacgattagcctttggcatggctagtcataatcataatttgtgatatgtatgatgaattactagttagatcaaggagaaatcacgaaataggcatagttgctttagtaacagatgctggcagcagcagtgacgtgagattgaaaaatcactaaaaatagtaggaatggaattaaataatgaataaattatgtaatcgaagctcgatgagtctatttccataaagaagaaacgaaatgactatatgagctgtatgttaggagataattaaactcttgtgaaacagggccagagcgatttctggatcccctgtcccgactttagaaatttaccctaaattaatcagagacaattataagtcatgctttatatttatagattcccttttgagtctagtttcattagaaaccaacggcataagtattggagctctgtaaagggagatatctaagtcgtaatgcacaagggtcagagtagtcaaacccaggAATAGGGACGActctaaccaataaactgtaccaattggcccgccaaaaaattctacaaaaattctaccatatagatatatgagtctagttccggggaaaatttacggaactggatttcgagtttcagaactcaagatatgatttttaatgcgactcgtacgcagattggcagcttgtctgggaaatttctaataagtggtttaagtctgttaacacctcgtgttcgactccggcgacggtctcaggttcggggtgttacactccttTTGTGCCAaaggtttttctttttcccttccaTTTGTAAATGCATACTATCTAACCTACAAACTTGTCATGCTTAGTTGTTTTTTCTCTATTATAGATATCACAAACGTTTGCAATTTGCTAAAATCAAGCCAACACACAAGACATCTATTATCTTTACCCAAACTTGGAATATACTCTTGCTGTGACTATGATACAATTAACCTTCTGGAAACCTTTATGATTGCTCATATCGGTGACAATAAAGAATTATCCTtctcatttttttgaaaaaaagaaaattcGTTTGATTTTACTTGCATGCTTCTCAATTTGAAACCCTCACTTGTTTTCTATGTTCTTTTTCCTCCTAGTACTAATTGTATGCAATTATGATATCCCTTGTTAACACAAACATTCGAGATGGTTGGGATCAAATATTTGTATGTAATGTGAACCCCCTTCTTTTGAGAGAGATGGGAAAGGAAATCTTCGACTGCACATGTAATACAACTTAAATAATGTATTGATAATATTGCCTATATTGGTTATCAGATGAAATTTACTCTTGCATGTTGCATATTACCATGCTATTTGAAGTTAATATCTTTATCTTGTTTTTTTTTCCAAGTCTTCATCATAGAGTATTCTCTAGTATGCAAAATTTCAGAGTACAAGAAGTCTTATATATCATTCATGGATGGCATAACAATGGGCTTTAGAATTGGCCTATCTGGCCACGAAAGCTACAGAGTGATAACTGAAGTGCAAACTAATCTCCTTGCTGTGCCGAAAAATAGTTGTCTTgcattttaaattataatatctTTCTCAATTACTCTTTATAGTGCTGTACTTTTCGGTATATTTGGCTTAGAGGACTGTTCTTGCTATGCCAGAAAATGGAATTGGTTTGTTTCTTGATGTTGGGGTTTCATATATAGCAGCACAAACTCCAGGAGGGGATTCTGTTGGTATGTTTCTTTTACTCTAAACCAAGCTCCAAGAGTTGCAAAAATGGTTTGTGATAGGAAGCTAAAAGTTAAATGAGAAGAAGTGGGTTGAAGTTGGAGGGTGGTAGGATTATTTTTAGGCTTTATTAGTAAATTAGCCCCTAAACTATACCCTAATCCCTTGATTGAATACTCAGAGTTATTTGTGGTCAAAAGTAGCacataaattattaatttgtCCTATTTTACCCCAAAAAATAAtaccaaataataaaaaatatgacATAAGAATGTCATATACTTTTTGGGTAAAATGAGATAAAATTGATAGTTTAGTTAACATTTACCAAAATAGACTTTAAAGACCAATCTGGTAATTGGAGTATAGTTTAGGGGCCAATTTACTAATAAAGATTTATTTTTAAGCTTATAATTGCTTTAAGAACTTTTTGTTGCTGTTGAATTCCTAAAGATAAACTTAATACTGCATATATGCACAAATAGTACTTTTGCTCTCTTCATCTTACTCTGCGTATATGACTTTTCTTTTGGACGAAATATTTCCCAGTGTGGGAAATTAATTGTTGTCGACACTGTAGAAAATTAAAAGCGGAGTCTTAACTAGAACCGTtgtaagaaattaaaataaagtaggttatatatcattttttaaatattatatattatgattttattaaattatattttaataataattatattaagaatgttattaaattatatattatttttaaaattgtatttaataataattatattaaaatataattaaattatttattattttattaaattatatttaataataattctattaaaatttaataacaataatcatctacttaaaaaattttaataaaggTATCTTGGTAATTTAAGTCTATTTTTTATGCTATTACAATATTTATTCCATtcaactaaatataaaaatactttataattctattctatttcattaaactaaacaattaaattattaattacaaTTTTATTCTATTACCATCCTATTTTATTCATCATAACCAAACGTgatgtaaaagatgtaaaacgaGGTAGCAAGTTAAAAGTCGTCGCGGGACAAATTGATAAAGGGAGGACACAAAACTTTATTTACGCGTGTGATCTCTCCTCTTCCAAATAGGACACAATTCTAGGGGTTATAGGAACACATGTAGGCTATTAGATTTTGCAGTGACGTTCAATAACTTTGCAACTTGATTCATGTTTCTGTTGATAAAGAGAGGAAGCAAGAAGAGGTTCCATAAATGCTTCCAAATAGGACACAATTCTACGGGTTGTAGGAACACACGTAGGTTGTCAGATTTTGTAGTGAAATTCAATTATTTTGCAACTTTTTTCATGTTTCTATTGATAAAATTTTGTTACTTTGTATTTAGTTCAACAGCTGCCCCACCTCATTATACAACATCACCAGCTTCTCATGGTCCACCAGCCACAACTTTTGAATTTTCAGCAAATTCAACAACTCTTGTTTAGTCTCTTCATTCAAATGTAATAGTTATCTTGCCCCAAACTTATGTGAaatataattgaaataaattatgtaaaaaaaaatacatctttcatatattttgattttttttagattAATGGCTTATTTACAGTCTACAAAAATCGTTATAGAGACTCATAGGATCATGACACTATAGTACCACCACTCCCCGAAGTTCATATTGTAATATTCTGCTACTCAATTAACCGTGTCCCTAATCTGCTGCTTTTGATGCTGATTTTGTTATCTTTATAACCGTTTTTCTATAAATTTTGAGTTtgacaaaattaaatattaaacatgaTATGTGTACATATTAAATATGTAAGCACCGGGgatctaattaaaataaaatatgaattggGTTTCATATAAATTCTAATTGGAACTATTTTTACTGGGATTATTAAATAATGATTTAATATTCGGTCAAAGAAATGTTTGAGTGAATTATAAGGATATCATATTTTATGGAAAGGTTATCCTTGATTAGGATTAAGGAGACGTATGATAAAATTTTGAACTCTTGTTtgtgttttttttaatattttatttgtaaaagttttattttaataaacaaatttcatatttaaaaaGAAATGGGTAGTCAATCATTTATAATCTATATGTATTTTTACAAAATCTTTATGTACTTTTCTTGAaaaagaacttttaaataaaagtttttatttttaatttttgaacttTTAAGTAAAACTAAATTGATGTGTAATGTTGATGATTAAATTTGTTAAACTTttagaattaggattaaattgatagaatttaaaattattggAGGACTAAATTTGTTGTTATGCCAATAAAAGGGATACAATTAGAGATTTAATGGATaagtaactaaaatattaaatttcgatAGTAttagtgattaaaataaaaaattttaaacctaaagtgaccaaaatagaaacaTACAAATAATTAGattactatttttatagtttaccctaaaatATATTATGAAAATAGAAAATGATTCAGACTCAGGCTTCGAATGTTCAAGCCTGATCCCCATCCATATTTTAAATGGATCATTTTCTTATTTAAACCCATTTTTGGAGTCTAATATTTTAGTCCAAATCCTCTTCAAATTTAAACAAACTTTTAAGTTTGAGTAAATAACTCGATCCATGAATATCTTTAAtcctaaaataataaagaaattggATAAGGCttataatagtttatatatatatatatatatatatatatatatatgctctaTGTTCTACATTCTTCTTTGCCCTCAAGTTGCAATGTAAAGGTAAAATcatgaaatgcaatgaaaaaCCAGGTTTCGAGCAGAAAGCCACAGCCATGAAAGACATTTTTCACGAAAAATTATTAAAACGAAAAAGAAAATGTTTACTAATCTCAAACAACTTCAGAAACTAAGTAACTTCTTCCCGAGCTGACTTGCTTTGCACATGGCTTCCAATGGTTGAACTTTAGGCATAGTAAGCCCTTGGCCTTCAGTCATGTCGATTTTCTTTTCACTCACCCGTTCCCACTCAAAACATTGAATCAATGCCCCTAATGTCAACCCCAAAACATGTTGAGCTAATACCATTCCAGGGCAAGCTCTTCTTCCTAATCCAAACGGCATCAACTTATAAATCTGGTCACTCATCTCTTTGCCTTCCTCAAACCTCTCTGGCTTAAAGCTTAATGCATCATCCCATAACTTGGGGTCTCTTTGAATAGCCCAAGCATTCACCATCACAATTGCGTCTTTGGGTATTTCATAGCCTCCAATACTGCAAATTTCAGATGCCGAATGTGGAACTAACAGTGGAGCTGCTGGATATAGTCGAAGTGTCTCTGAAATTATGTTTTGTAAGTAAGGTAATTTTGCGACATCAGCTTCTTCCACCAGTTTTTCTTGACCGACAAGTTTGTCTAATTCAGCTCTAGCTTTTTCTAGCACATGAGGATTGTTCAGCAGATTAGACATTGCCCATTCCAATGTTATTGCTGTTGTATCAGTTCCTGCATTTAAAATGACCTGCAAAAATAAATTCAAACCAATAATAAATTATGTGATGTAAGCTTAGTAATATCCCTCTtgattaaaaaaaatggtttcaacttaaataaaagatatttatatatagaataatatttgatgttagtaaataaatattaataattttattcaaacataattaaaaattattgtaactattattaataaatattaatatctcttaatataacatggatatatatattttaataattttaagtaattttcattTTTACTTATATTTGAATATATAATAGTCGATTAAATATTAATTGAATTAACATGAACATTGTTACCAATATAAGACAATGTGAGTTCGAGTgcattatcatcttatttttaaGTTGAAAATGGACCATCAATAATTCTAaacattataataaaattattcaatatatatataatagatgcAAATATCaaacaccaaaaaaaaaattactatgGTAACTGTGAacctaaatatataataaatttacagGATAAGTTTATAACTCTatactataataataaattttatatccaaaaaataaaaacaatagttagaaataggaaaaataaaagaaaagacaaaactgggaagaagaaaagaattaaAAAGTACGCCAAAAAAAGAAATGAATTAAAAAATGGGAATGTTATCATCGATTAGCAAAGTCCAAATTGCCTGATcctcaataattttaaaatataaaaaatacgaTGCTTATCAATCCTTTTTTCTGGAGATTTCTGAAAATGCATGTAGGAATCAAATAATAAAGAACTTAGAAAATTCCAACTGACCTGTATGAGTCCTTTGATGATTTCATCAGTATAATATTCCGGCTGAGATTCTTGCATAGATAGCAAATGGGTTATCATGGTGTTTTTGATGTTCAAATCGCCTTTGTTGCTTCTATGTTCATGGATCATTCCTTGCATTAATTCATCTGTTTTACTACCCAGATCTTTTATCCTCTTGATGTATCCATCGTAATCAACCAACTGCAGTATTGGCAGGAAATCTCCAGGATATGAAGACACTGCCAATTCGAAAAGCTCCCTAATCATCTCCCGGAACGGCCTCCCTTCGTCAGAATTCTGGGTAGCTTCGTCCCCTAAATACCGTTTCCCAGCCATCATTCTCATGATTATGTTAAACGTCAGCTCCGAAAACACTGATTTCAGCTCTACCTTGGCGAACACATCGGCGGAAACCTGGTACAATCGGCGTAACAAGCGGCTGACTTCATCCCTACGAATGTCTAAAAACATGTTCAAACGAGTGGAGGAGAAGATCTCGATGGTGGAGAGTCGACGTAGGTTGCGCCAATGATCGCCGTAGGGAGCCAGACCAAGTGTGGTGTAGTTATAGCCGACGTACTTGCCCATGATGAAGCGAGGGCGGTTGGCTAAGACGATGTCATTCTTGGTGAAACATTCTTGGACGGTAGAGGGTGATGAAACGACGACCAGGAAACGAGAGCCAAGCTTGAGGGAGAAGATGGGGCCGTGTTTTTGGGAGAGGGTGAAGAGTGTTCGATGGAGGGGTTCTTTGAGGAGATGGAGATGACCCAGAATCGGAAGAGCCAGAGGACTTGGTGGGTGATTTTTGTGAGTTGAGGTGATTAACTTGGTGGCCACCCATAGTATAAGAGCCGAAAGCAAAGAGTAGATTAAGATTTCTTCCATTTTCATTGCTCAAACTAAGATTTGTTGTAGGGTTTCAGGTGATATTTTAGTATACAACGGATATCTTTTCTCCAATATAAATACACCCACGATGTCAAAAAACTTTGACCGTTGGAAAGGAGAGAAGAAACAAGGAAAAAACTTTTGAGAGGAAAACTTAGaaggaagaaaataaaaagtataagaacaatttttcttttcttacttGAATGTCTTAGCCCAACAATTTACACATATTTATAGCAAAAACTTTTATCTTCAACTATATCCTAAGCACCCGTCCATGTCAGAagaagttaaaataaaataatattttaaacattaaaaataacattattttCAACATTTCTGTCTTATTTTAACGGAAACACCAACATTTTCCCTTAATCCTTCAAAATTTGCCTTGGGTAAAGATTTAGCCAAAATATTTGCAAGTTGGTCAATAGATCAACTTtacttcatttttttcttttattttctcaaACACAATGATACTTGATTTTTATGTGTTTGGTTTTTTTTGGAAAATTGATTTTTCTTTTCCATTGTCACTACAGATTTGTTGTCACACTTGATTTCGGTTACTTCATTCTCAAATTTGTAAACAATTTCCTTAGCCATCAATCCTACTGAggtaagaaaaaaaatttaactagTGTCGCCAAGTCATTATGCGACACCTAAAAAATACTAATATTTTGTgaatacaaaaaataaattatatgaatacaaaaaaatattttttatagtgGTGCTACATTTGATGGTATCCAttttgttctttaaaaaaaagtaaaaaaagaactaaaacagaaaaaaaaatttatagtgGTGTTGCCAAGCAACATCTAtgggttttttttatttaaaagaagGCCTAATAAAAAAactgaaagagaaaaaaaaagttgacATCAAATGGTGTTGTCGATGTGTCAGGTGagatttgaaagttttaaaaaaaaattatcgtTAATAGGTGCTACCATACTGTCAGGCGGCACAATATCCTATATATACTCCCTTCCTTAGCCAAAAAAGGAAAGTCCAGTTGTTTAGCaaaacgaaaaagaaaaaaaagcttgtttaagaaaatgagaaaaaaaagagTTGTTAcagataaaaaaattatttttatcccGTATCCCACTTTTAGTGTATTTAGGAGGAAATattgatatttttgaaaaatttatacCGGTGCTGCTAATTTATCGGACGACACCACTTAATAAATTACTTTTTTTCTCATAGCATGGTTAACTGATAATTAGTGGTAGAGTTTGGATGGTGTCGCCTGACAATGTGGCGGCACTCATGTTCACTATAAATTCCGGCCTATTTCTGCAATTAATTTGTATCTCATACAATTTTAGTAATTATTTCtttgtattatttttataagAAACCCATTTCTATGCCATTTGGTGGAAAGTGCATGTTGGTGATGAACTAAAGctagctttttgggcttgctgtAAAGTTACAATAGATACTAAATTTCATTAAGCTCAAGTAAGTTTGCTGAGTAAACCCCCAAGAAATTGGTTAAGCGCATATTTTGACACTAGATGTCACTCAGATGTTATGGACAACAACTTCTCTAAAGCTTTTAATACTGCAATAATTCTAACAAGGTCAATAGCCTTTATTAGTTGTCAAGAGGCTATGAGGGTTTATACAATGGGTAGGTAGAGAAAAACATGAAAAAGTCTAAGGAATGGGTGGGTTTATTCTGTCCTAAAGTTGTTGCAAAATTAGAACGAAATAAAAAGCATAGTTCCTACTATCATGTAAGATAAAATGGGGCTGAAAGGTCTGAAGTCGTATGTTGGACTGATGTATGTGATTGACCATGAAAAATGGCATTGTAGTTGTAAGGCTTGGGATTTAACTAATgtcccatgtc
This window of the Gossypium arboreum isolate Shixiya-1 chromosome 12, ASM2569848v2, whole genome shotgun sequence genome carries:
- the LOC108476912 gene encoding cytochrome P450 81Q32-like is translated as MKMEEILIYSLLSALILWVATKLITSTHKNHPPSPLALPILGHLHLLKEPLHRTLFTLSQKHGPIFSLKLGSRFLVVVSSPSTVQECFTKNDIVLANRPRFIMGKYVGYNYTTLGLAPYGDHWRNLRRLSTIEIFSSTRLNMFLDIRRDEVSRLLRRLYQVSADVFAKVELKSVFSELTFNIIMRMMAGKRYLGDEATQNSDEGRPFREMIRELFELAVSSYPGDFLPILQLVDYDGYIKRIKDLGSKTDELMQGMIHEHRSNKGDLNIKNTMITHLLSMQESQPEYYTDEIIKGLIQVILNAGTDTTAITLEWAMSNLLNNPHVLEKARAELDKLVGQEKLVEEADVAKLPYLQNIISETLRLYPAAPLLVPHSASEICSIGGYEIPKDAIVMVNAWAIQRDPKLWDDALSFKPERFEEGKEMSDQIYKLMPFGLGRRACPGMVLAQHVLGLTLGALIQCFEWERVSEKKIDMTEGQGLTMPKVQPLEAMCKASQLGKKLLSF